The following is a genomic window from Elusimicrobiota bacterium.
GGGGGTCACAGTGACAAAATGGCTGGGCGTATGCCGGTCATTTTTTTATTGACTTTTGCAGTTTTTTTGCTATAATTTTTGTTATGAAAACACTCAACGAAATCAAAAACATAATACAAGCACATAAAACTGAATTACACGACAAATATAAAGTCAAAGAAATCGGTGTTTTCGGTTCATATGTCAGAAACACACAAACCCCAAAAAGCGATATTGATATTTTGGTTGGTTTTAACGAGACCATAAGCCTTCTGAAACTGGCGAGATTGGAAATATTTCTGGAAGATATTTTGGGTGTTAAAACGGAAGTTGTCCCA
Proteins encoded in this region:
- a CDS encoding nucleotidyltransferase family protein, which translates into the protein MKTLNEIKNIIQAHKTELHDKYKVKEIGVFGSYVRNTQTPKSDIDILVGFNETISLLKLARLEIFLEDILGVKTEVVPKEDIRQELKKNILQSVVYL